A genomic window from Halomonas sp. LR3S48 includes:
- a CDS encoding DUF4212 domain-containing protein codes for MADDKTNAAAYWKANVRLITGCLIVWAFVSYGCAILFRPLLSGIPVGGTDLGFWFAQQGSILTFIGLIFFYAWKMNRLDQKFGLGE; via the coding sequence ATGGCAGATGATAAAACCAATGCTGCTGCATACTGGAAGGCGAACGTACGCCTGATAACCGGGTGCCTGATCGTCTGGGCATTCGTCTCCTATGGCTGCGCCATTCTGTTTCGTCCCCTTCTTTCCGGCATCCCGGTCGGTGGTACCGATCTCGGGTTCTGGTTCGCTCAGCAGGGATCCATCCTGACCTTCATTGGCCTGATCTTCTTCTATGCCTGGAAGATGAATCGGCTCGACCAGAAGTTCGGCCTCGGGGAGTAA